Proteins encoded in a region of the Agromyces protaetiae genome:
- a CDS encoding HAD family hydrolase, with translation MTSPLPAAALWDMDGTLVDTEPYWMAAEVELFASFGLTWTHEDGLQVIGLGLWESAELFRRHGVDLEPDAIVNRLTDRVRELVAERGVPWRPGARELLNALREASVPSALVTMSVRRMAEDIVAAIPFDAFDLIVPGDEVTEPKPHPEPYLRAAELLGVDIADCVAFEDSRAGVTSAAASGAVTIGLPNLQDLSGTAADLLWDGLEGRTAGDVADAVAQVRRGAGRNLGRATDVPAGAMTDASKETS, from the coding sequence GTGACTTCGCCCCTGCCCGCCGCCGCCCTCTGGGACATGGACGGCACGCTCGTCGATACCGAACCGTACTGGATGGCCGCGGAGGTCGAGCTCTTCGCCTCGTTCGGCCTCACCTGGACCCATGAGGACGGGCTGCAGGTCATCGGCCTGGGCCTCTGGGAGTCGGCTGAGCTGTTCCGCCGGCACGGCGTCGACCTCGAGCCGGACGCCATCGTGAACCGCCTGACCGACCGGGTCCGGGAGCTCGTGGCCGAGCGCGGCGTGCCCTGGCGCCCTGGCGCGAGGGAGCTCCTGAACGCGCTGCGCGAGGCCTCGGTGCCGTCAGCGCTCGTGACGATGTCCGTGCGCCGGATGGCCGAGGACATCGTCGCCGCGATCCCGTTCGACGCATTCGACCTGATCGTCCCCGGCGACGAGGTGACCGAGCCGAAGCCCCATCCTGAGCCGTACCTGCGCGCCGCGGAGCTGCTCGGCGTCGACATCGCCGACTGCGTCGCGTTCGAGGACTCGCGCGCCGGCGTCACCTCGGCCGCAGCTTCGGGCGCCGTCACGATCGGACTGCCGAACCTCCAGGACCTCTCGGGCACGGCGGCCGATCTGCTCTGGGACGGGCTCGAGGGCCGCACGGCCGGCGACGTCGCCGACGCGGTCGCGCAGGTGCGCCGCGGTGCGGGCCGCAACCTCGGCCGGGCGACGGATGTCCCGGCGGGTGCCATGACGGATGCCTCGAAGGAGACCTCGTGA